One genomic window of Deltaproteobacteria bacterium includes the following:
- a CDS encoding amidoligase family protein: MACSQQLDLHLKEKYPMLQFFTERPFGVEIETYGLNYVVTPLDGGMIKPYNIWSRAKDGRRLHQLCKDLTICLGSDRQSWHFEEDSSIVGRGGAELVSPVLRGLDGLIQVYHSLQFLAAIDRVKVNDSCGFHVHHGVDKDSYGCDQIRKLVSLVYPLEEQLYTLIPGERQNSATCRPMEIDIDRFLASCDNSCQNGNCRIKQLWYSPENRYEPEAPHRYDKTRYHGLNLHSYWYRSTIEFRYHSAVLADIDEAMQWIIFTQFLVELSSGFTPEIPYYAGANKWLRTIYRLYRRHGLTDLIAGS; this comes from the coding sequence ATGGCCTGTTCTCAACAGCTCGACCTGCACCTCAAAGAAAAGTACCCCATGCTGCAGTTTTTCACCGAGCGTCCTTTTGGGGTGGAGATTGAAACCTATGGTCTGAATTATGTGGTCACTCCTCTTGACGGCGGCATGATCAAACCGTACAACATATGGTCTCGCGCCAAAGATGGCCGCCGTCTGCACCAGCTATGCAAGGATCTAACGATCTGCCTGGGCAGCGATCGACAGTCATGGCATTTCGAAGAGGACTCTTCCATTGTGGGTCGAGGAGGCGCTGAACTTGTCAGCCCGGTGTTGAGAGGTCTCGACGGACTCATCCAGGTTTATCACTCCCTGCAATTTCTCGCTGCCATTGACAGGGTAAAAGTGAACGACAGCTGCGGCTTTCATGTGCATCACGGGGTCGACAAAGACAGCTATGGCTGCGACCAGATAAGAAAACTGGTGAGTCTCGTCTACCCTCTCGAGGAGCAACTTTACACTCTCATTCCTGGAGAGCGCCAGAACTCTGCCACCTGCCGCCCTATGGAAATCGACATTGATAGATTCCTTGCATCCTGTGACAATTCATGCCAGAATGGCAACTGCCGGATCAAGCAGCTGTGGTACTCCCCCGAAAACCGTTATGAACCGGAGGCGCCCCACCGCTACGACAAGACTCGTTATCACGGTCTGAACCTCCATTCTTACTGGTACCGGTCAACAATTGAATTTCGCTACCACTCCGCAGTGCTCGCTGACATCGACGAAGCCATGCAGTGGATCATTTTTACCCAGTTCCTTGTTGAGTTGAGCAGCGGCTTCACCCCTGAAATTCCTTACTATGCTGGCGCCAACAAATGGCTGCGCACCATCTACCGGCTCTACCGGAGGCACGGCCTGACAGATCTCATCGCTGGCAGCTGA
- a CDS encoding class II glutamine amidotransferase yields the protein MCDILAISAGHNYTPGQYLPIFAAKGRKNLYGWGIGFYRDDRALVEKSADQAFDGEQVHESFQRLARIIDSRIIVSHLRCHRGGGRHVALNHPFCLPFLNHSWLFVHVGIVEHIEQYCTEREPRLDTEVYPARVFEFLRDKMMSHLEMNPYLSLYDVVQRSIAKLVAAYPGYYNFFLANESVLFAYCNHGQLLLLKESETPGEVLLLTSLDKGLSEKEWLPIRAPESSIGRLLVIAGPEVLYMGDL from the coding sequence ATGTGTGACATTCTAGCCATATCAGCAGGCCACAACTACACTCCCGGCCAGTACCTGCCGATTTTTGCCGCCAAAGGCAGAAAAAATCTTTATGGCTGGGGAATTGGCTTTTACCGGGACGACAGGGCCCTGGTGGAAAAATCTGCTGATCAGGCCTTCGACGGAGAACAGGTGCACGAAAGCTTTCAGAGATTGGCGCGCATAATCGACAGCCGCATTATTGTCTCCCATTTGCGCTGCCACAGGGGTGGCGGCCGCCATGTGGCCCTGAATCATCCCTTCTGCCTCCCCTTTCTCAATCACAGCTGGCTGTTCGTCCATGTGGGTATAGTGGAACACATAGAGCAATACTGCACAGAGAGAGAGCCGCGGCTGGATACTGAAGTGTACCCTGCCAGGGTGTTCGAATTCCTGCGAGACAAAATGATGAGCCATCTAGAAATGAACCCTTATCTGTCCCTCTATGATGTTGTGCAAAGGAGCATTGCCAAGCTGGTGGCTGCTTATCCTGGTTATTATAACTTTTTCCTTGCCAATGAATCGGTGCTGTTCGCCTATTGCAATCACGGGCAGCTCCTGTTGCTCAAGGAATCCGAAACCCCGGGTGAGGTTCTGCTGCTCACTTCGCTCGACAAGGGCTTGAGCGAAAAAGAGTGGCTGCCTATCCGAGCCCCGGAGAGCTCCATCGGTCGACTTCTGGTAATAGCCGGTCCCGAGGTGCTCTATATGGGAGATCTCTAA
- a CDS encoding class II glutamine amidotransferase, producing MCDLFTLSAGKNFSAPKSLPLFAVRASNNVDGWGIGYYKNHRAFVEKSADRAYLPGQLHDSFQRIARVVSSRIIICHLRMRSSGPIDECHAHPFVLNFAHCDWIFAHNGRAVSIESYRSSGSIIEEAVSDSARAFEYLRDHLLAAASTAAGISPLFERLYEATGAMIHEYPGKYNYLLTNGWCLFAFTNHRQFMVLRESAHLEDGLLLTTVGKGLSNEQWLRIASPGNARGLLLAIAGTDIILREPLR from the coding sequence ATGTGTGATCTTTTTACCCTATCTGCTGGCAAGAATTTTTCGGCACCCAAATCATTGCCCCTCTTCGCGGTGCGGGCAAGCAACAATGTGGACGGCTGGGGCATCGGCTATTACAAGAATCACCGCGCTTTTGTGGAAAAATCTGCCGACAGAGCCTATCTGCCCGGCCAGTTGCACGACAGCTTCCAGAGAATTGCCCGGGTGGTATCCAGCAGGATCATCATCTGCCACCTGCGCATGCGCAGCAGCGGTCCCATAGACGAATGCCATGCCCATCCCTTTGTCCTCAACTTCGCCCACTGCGACTGGATATTCGCCCACAACGGCAGGGCTGTCAGCATAGAATCTTACCGGAGCTCCGGCAGCATCATAGAGGAGGCGGTCAGCGACTCTGCCAGGGCATTCGAGTACCTGCGGGACCATTTGCTGGCAGCGGCTTCAACCGCTGCTGGCATCTCACCCCTGTTTGAACGGCTGTACGAGGCAACCGGCGCTATGATCCATGAATATCCAGGCAAATATAATTACCTGCTCACCAATGGCTGGTGCCTTTTTGCCTTCACCAACCACCGGCAATTCATGGTGCTCCGGGAGAGCGCCCATCTGGAAGACGGCCTGCTGCTCACCACCGTGGGGAAGGGGTTGAGCAACGAACAGTGGTTGAGGATTGCCTCACCCGGCAATGCCCGCGGCCTGCTGCTGGCAATAGCAGGAACAGATATCATTCTCAGAGAGCCCCTGCGGTGA